From the genome of Cervus elaphus chromosome 7, mCerEla1.1, whole genome shotgun sequence:
tttctaaGATTTGACTTTAGCATATGACTCAGGGTCTGTAAGTCTTCAAGACTGAAGATCTATGTGATCAGAAGTAGTTATTTCCATATAGTTTCCCTAAGAGACCTTTGTTCTTGGTCACTATTGCGCTTAGTATTAATTGCCCAATTAAGAAGATAGAGTCCCTAAGGCTCCATTCCAGGCTTAATATAAATTCCTGCTACCGTAACAAATTTTAGTTTGTTCTGGCTCCAGAAATAAACACTACCACCCCATTTAGTCTTGGATTTAGAGATCCATATTTAGAACCTTGTGGTTTGGAAAGCTCATGCATAAGCATCACTTTCCTGGCTTATTAAACTAGTTGGAAGAGTGAAGGACAAAATTTTCAGAGGTGAGGAAATAATGAGAACCACATGCTTTCTCTTGTTTATTTACATATTCTACAAATTATCTATATAGCGACAACATTATAATTTTCTTCAATTGCTCATGTAATTCTTCCTCAaactgtgtgtatgagtgtgtgtgctcagtcattcagtcgtgtttgactctttgcaagcctatgaactgtagcctgctaggctcctctgtccacggaattctccaggcaagaatactgaagtgaggagccatgccctcctccaggggatcttcccaacccagggatcaaatctgagtcttctgtatgggcaggcagactctttaccactgagccacctgggaagacgcaagggaagccccttcctcaaACTACCCTGGCCAATAATCCTCCAAGCTTTCATATCCACCTTCTataaagtgtttttatttctgaacatTGTACTAAATTTATTCTTACTCTTTTAGAAGGGAGTTCAATTTGAATTAAACTACATTTCTACCACTCCCTTAACTTTGAAGAATGTACATTCAGGAAGataaatacagaaacagaaaataaagaaagcatgCTTTCTCTACATTTGAAAGAATTCTCACTCTTAGCTTTCTTAAATTCTTTCCAATTATACAGTTTGTTAGTGTATTGAAGATATGAACTCTTTCTTATAAAGTTGTAACAAACATACATGGATGCTTGTTTACATTGTTTACATTGTGTTTGtacatgtatatttgtatgtatgtgttctTCCTCCCTTTAGACTTGGAATCattctattttttcaaaaatggtAGAGAACTGAAGAGACtccattcatatataaatatacacagttTAAAATGTGGGATGCAGTAAATTGTGATACTCATGTGTTCTACTTTCCCAGGAACAAGTACATGAATGGAACTGGGTTAAGGAGTGAGTTAAATATATTTAGGTACGATGATTGTATCAGAAAAAAGCGCTTagagatcatatatatatatataatatatttcagaggtttacattttttaaaacaggtcTTCTAATATTGTTGCTGACTGAAATTTCTTGACTAAATAATGGGAGGAGTTGGTGCAGCAATCGAATAATGTAGGTCCTTTGTAGTAGATATTTAGTCTTCAGGTTAACATTATTATATGTAGTTATattgttttatgtttaaatatatatcttaaaCACACAGTTTTGCCATTTGGGGAAAAAGTGGTTTAGTAGAATTAATaaaggtgttcagttcagttcagtcgctcagtcgtgtctgactctgcgaccccatgaactgcagcatgccaggcctccctgtccatcaccaactcccagagtccacccaaacccatgtccattgagtcggtgatgtcatccaaccacctcatcctctgtcgtccccttctcctcctgccctcaatctttcccaacatcagggtcttttcaaatgagtcagctcttggcatcaggtggccaaagtattggagtttcagcttcaacatcagtccttccaatgaacacccaggactgatctcctttaggatggactggttgggtctccttgcagtccaagggactctcaagagtcttctccaacaccacagttcaaaaacatcaattcttcggcactcagctttatttatattccagctctcacatccatacatgaccactgaaaaaaccatagccttgactagacggacctttgttgacaaagtaatgtctctgctttttaatatgctgtctagtttggtcataaaaTAAAGGTGTTATCTTATTCAAAACATATTTGTTTGGCTTTAACTATGCTTTAAAAAAGACCTGTGTGCTAAGGATAATACAAAAGACATTTAAGATAAAATCTTAACCCATTATCTAGAGGCTACTTTCCATTTCATAACACTTGGCATGCTTAATGAAAGAGGTCCTTATGCATACTGACACAATATTACACTGCAATTCAGGATTTCAGAAGACAAGTGTATTGTACAGTGAGGATGCGAGTGCATCTTAGACGATGTTAATCTAAGAGACAAATATTAACAGATTAGTAGAATTTGTTAAGGATGAAAGAAATACATTCatcaaaggagaagaaaagcagTTAGCAAGAAGTTTcaataaattagaattttatgTGAACAGAGAGACAGACTTTGTCAGAACAAATTATAAATGATGGGAGATAACTctgaaagcagaaagggaaactgAAATTGCACAGAGCCTTAAattcaattttacattttaagaaataaaagttgTTTAAGATCCCAGTGTTGTTTGATTCTGACAATCATATAAAGGAAGGTAATGAAGAGTACAAACCAAAAACTAAGAGACCACCTAGATTGTGTTACCGTCTAGAATGATATGAATTAAAAAgtctttttagaaaattaaatgatataaGAATAGATTGGTTAAAATGCATGACTGAATGATCACATTCAAACTTAATTTTGGATAGTTATGCAATGATGAGTACAATTGATAgaaaatttcaaagtaaaaaatttcTGTTAGAGAAGGTACTGGTGGTTTCCAATTACAGCATCCTGGGTATGTTCAAGTGGATGACTTAGGAAGATGTGTGACAAAGAATCAAAAGTAGAATTGAATCATGCTTGATATTCttattcataaaatttttaaaaatcataaagagaTATGTATATCTAGCACTTTCTTTACAGattttttccactttcatgcTTCTCTATAGATGACacctgatttttaaagaaataaacctgTGGCCGATTATTGACACTTCCTTCTCACTTTCTGCATCTGGAGTCTCTAAGTTTGTCTAGACTTATTCTGTAGAGCCTGTCTAGAAATATAAATCTTCCCTGCTACCACCAAGCCATCTGTTTCCTGAAGTATTGCAACAGCCTCCTAACCAGTTCCCTTGTCTCATTTACTATTAGCCAATCCATTCATGCACTTCTCAAAGTCATGCTAATGATAATGTGAAATATCTAATCATCATAGCATTTTAGTTGCTTAATAGATACCATCTATATAATacttttctttcaacatttttttatgaaaaaactTAAAGGACAGTGTAGTGTAAATGATATTAGAGTCTTCAGAGAGAAACATTGTTGTAAGTTGCAAGTAAATGTTTAGTGccttattaaaaacatttttttaaattagatataGTATTTTTATATTGGTTAAAGGACCCAAAGCTTCTCAAAAATCTCACTTATTTCATTAAAACTATGTTTTGAGTAGtctgaatttttctttatataacttTATAGTATATAGTAGCAGAGGAACAAATCTGTTTGATTCCTTAGTGATATGTCACTAACTTCATAGCACTTTCATTACATACTTGCTGCTGATTGGCTGCTGAAGGATTTGAGGATAAGAGACAAAAACATTTTTggaaaggagattaaaaaaagatgtagtacatttaaaaaatgacagcctTTCTTGGCAAGTAGAGAAGTAAAAAGTGAATAAGAGCTAACTAGTAAACAAGATAAGGAGGGACTATTTTCAGCAGAGGAAGTAGTTTGGTAAGATTGAAACTGAAAAACCATTGAGGAGCTGAGAAATATCTGAGGAATACTGCTGAATAAGGAACACCATGGGCAAAGTGTCTTATGATTAGACTGCAAGAGTAAGCGGAAAAAGGAATCAAAAGACATGTTTAAGCCTTGGATTTATCCAAAGGGTCTTAAAGATTAGCCTTTGAGGGATTTATAAACACATCAAGTGGTAATGAATGTCAGGAGGGAGCAAATAATTGACATATTgtttgggagaaaaataaaagaaaacgtagtcactcagtcctgtccgattctttgggacctcatggactgtaacccaccaggctcctctgtccatgtctaggcaagaatactggagtgggttgccattcccttctccaggggacttcctgatccagggattaaacacaggtctccctcattgcaggcagattccttaccatctgagccaccagggaaaccttcgTTTGGGAGGACTAAGTAGCAATTAATGATTAATCATTTCTTATATGGTCCACATTATGTCATCATATGTTTAACAGTTTTCTCTAAGCTCTTGCACACTTTTAATTCCCTCCTAGAGACAAACGGTTCTCTCTCTTCTTATCTCACCTTCAGGATCAGTTTCTCCCAACGGTATTTCTGATCTTAACTGTTTCTCACTATCTGACTTCTATATTTTTACAtgtgcctctcttcttttcaagagtagggtgatgatgatgattaatGAGAGTTTGGCAGGGGATTTCATTCTGGTGGGCTTCTCCGACCACCCACAGCTTGAGAAGATCCTCTTTGTGGTTGTGTTAATCTCCTATCTCCTGACACTGGTAGGCAACACAGCAATCATCTTGATCTCTTGTCTGGATCCCATGCTCCACACACCCATGTATTATTTTCTTACCAATCTCTCCTTAGTTGATCTCTGCTTTACCACCAGCATTGCTCCCCAACTGCTATGGAACCTCCATGGTCCATACAAGACAATCAGTCCTACGGGCTGTGCCATTCAACTCTACGCATCCCTGGCACTGGGATCCACTGAATGTGTTCTCCTAGCTGTCATGGCATTTGATCGCTATGCTGCTGTTTGTCGACCACTCCATTATGCCACAGTTATGCACTCACGACTTTGCCAGTCTCTGGTAGGAATGGCATGGTTGAGCGGAGTGGGAAACACCCTAATTCAGGGCACCATCACCCTTCGCCTGCCCCGTTGTGGGAACCGCAGGATTTACCACTTCATCTGCGAAGTGCCTGCCATGGTCAAGTTGGCCTGTGTAAACATTCATGCCAATGAGGTCCAACTCTTCATGGCTTCCTTGgtgcttctcctcctccctctgacaCTTATCTTGATCTCATATGGATGCATTGCTCAAGCAGTAATGAGGATCAGGTCAGCTCAAGCCTGGCGAAAAGCCCTTGGCACTTGTGGGTCTCACCTCTTGGTAGTAACTCTCTTCTATGGAACCATCACAGCTGTCTATATCCAACCCAACAGTTCTTATGCTCACAGTCAAGGGAAGTTCATAACCCTTTTGTACACCGTTGTGACTCCCACCCTTAACCCTCTCATTTACACTCTGAGAAACAAAGATGTGAAGGGGGCTTTGAAGAGGCTGCTACAGAAAGATAGAGCACAGCAGAGTGAGAAACTCTGATGAGGTAAAAGTAGAGACGTGGCCTGACTAAGGCTGAGGTGCCGAAGGAAAGATACACCAGAAGGCATTATCTGGAGACAGCTTCACACATATGCTGCAAAACCAAACCTGCAAGACTTTCTAGAGAACCCATGAGCCTGaaattgctttctttcatttccttatttaaaGTACTTGAGGATAAACTGTCTAAACAGACATCTTTGTTATCTGTCAGTCAATAAATTACAAGCATGACTTACTATTTCCAGAacctattttcttctctctctgtccttctcttAGGTGAGTCTTGGCTTAGCCTTGTTAAATGAAATCAATCTATTGGTTGGTCCCTTTGtataaataagcagtgtgatacTCACAAGCTAGGTGTTTTTAAACCTAGTAGTTTTACTACTACTAAAGAGTAGTAGTAACTACTCTTTAGCAGCTTATTTCTGGCGGTCTGCTGCAATAGTGCCCATTGGATCCCACCCTTGGACCTTGGACCTTGGACCTTGGAAGCGTGTAGTTTGAAAATCCACCTTAACTGCACTGAATTCCTTGACTCTGCAACTCACCATCCCTTGGCCATTCTGTTTAAGTCTGCTGTTTAATTGTTCTCATTCTTACATTCTAATTTGAGCTGTTGTCAGGTTAGCTTTTCCTTGATATTTTGATTGTCCATAGAAATTGTATCCACACTGGTGCCAGAAATGGTGGATTTTGAATTTTCATGTTGCATTTAGATGATTAAATGATTTCTATCAAGTGACAGATTATAGGATCCAGTCCCTGCCATGTGAAAATTGACAGGGCatttaaatctaatttttatAAACAAGCTAGTCTTTTAATGGAAAACTGAGGGAAACCAATGCCATTATTAAAGGACATGGATTCTGAGAAAAGAGAATGTCCTGTCAAATTCAAAAGAGAGTCGTGATACCTAAGATTTCTCACCAATGAGGCCTCTTGAGACATCTAACAATATTTGATTATatgtccttatttcttttttctttactatgtAGCAATGCTGTTTCTACTTTAAATCATTTTCTACTACATTTACTTATCAAATATTTATGAattgataaaatttcaattttaataaatatatatgtttttaagtaAACAAATCAGTATTCCTTTTCTTCATGCAGAGGgagataattaa
Proteins encoded in this window:
- the LOC122696811 gene encoding olfactory receptor 2G3-like; amino-acid sequence: MMMINESLAGDFILVGFSDHPQLEKILFVVVLISYLLTLVGNTAIILISCLDPMLHTPMYYFLTNLSLVDLCFTTSIAPQLLWNLHGPYKTISPTGCAIQLYASLALGSTECVLLAVMAFDRYAAVCRPLHYATVMHSRLCQSLVGMAWLSGVGNTLIQGTITLRLPRCGNRRIYHFICEVPAMVKLACVNIHANEVQLFMASLVLLLLPLTLILISYGCIAQAVMRIRSAQAWRKALGTCGSHLLVVTLFYGTITAVYIQPNSSYAHSQGKFITLLYTVVTPTLNPLIYTLRNKDVKGALKRLLRFYSKNSKLY